Proteins from a genomic interval of Methanolacinia paynteri:
- the wtpC gene encoding tungstate ABC transporter ATP-binding protein WtpC, which translates to MLELKDISIKLGEFSLEKINLCVDKGEYMVILGPTGAGKTIVLETIAGIYPPDSGSIELNGEDITFADPKDRNISMVYQDYMLFPHLSVYENIAFGLSVKKTPADEIEKKVSEVAEILGISHLLHRSVINLSGGEKQRTAISRAIVMEPHVLLLDEPLSALDVRTRERLRKELKRLHTRFKTTVLHVTHNFEEVFSLADRVAVLNQGKIIQIGVPDQVFSQPESKFIAEFVGTENIFRGDITSGSGCSVITVDGLEIVSTATGIEGNVYASVRPEDIMLSREPLKTPARNSFEGVVESITNNGTMVEIRVDAGIPFVTVLTRRGFSDIGIKEGDSVFLTFKAAAVHVFS; encoded by the coding sequence ATGCTGGAATTAAAAGATATTTCTATTAAACTGGGTGAATTCTCCCTTGAGAAGATAAATCTCTGTGTTGATAAGGGTGAATACATGGTCATCCTCGGACCGACCGGAGCCGGAAAGACTATAGTACTCGAAACGATTGCAGGGATATATCCACCTGATTCAGGGAGCATAGAATTGAACGGAGAGGATATCACGTTTGCCGACCCGAAGGACAGGAACATCTCGATGGTCTACCAGGATTATATGCTCTTCCCGCACCTTTCCGTGTATGAAAACATCGCCTTCGGCCTCTCGGTGAAGAAGACACCGGCAGACGAGATTGAAAAAAAGGTGTCCGAGGTTGCGGAGATCCTCGGGATCTCGCATCTCCTCCACCGGTCCGTTATAAATCTAAGCGGCGGGGAGAAGCAGAGGACTGCAATATCGCGGGCGATCGTGATGGAGCCCCATGTCCTTCTTCTCGACGAACCTCTCAGCGCACTTGATGTAAGAACCCGTGAAAGGTTGAGGAAAGAGCTTAAGAGACTTCATACGAGGTTTAAGACTACCGTTCTCCATGTCACCCACAACTTCGAGGAGGTCTTCTCCCTTGCGGATCGCGTTGCGGTCCTCAACCAGGGAAAGATAATACAGATCGGTGTCCCCGACCAGGTGTTCTCGCAGCCCGAGTCGAAGTTCATTGCCGAGTTCGTGGGCACGGAGAACATATTCCGCGGTGATATAACATCCGGTTCAGGCTGTTCTGTTATTACAGTTGATGGTCTTGAAATTGTTTCCACCGCAACGGGAATTGAGGGAAATGTCTATGCCTCAGTCCGGCCGGAAGACATAATGCTCTCAAGAGAACCTTTGAAGACTCCTGCAAGGAATTCGTTCGAAGGTGTTGTAGAGAGTATCACCAATAACGGAACGATGGTCGAGATCCGGGTAGACGCAGGAATCCCGTTTGTTACTGTTCTTACGAGAAGAGGATTCAGCGATATCGGGATAAAAGAGGGAGATTCGGTTTTCCTGACCTTCAAGGCGGCGGCTGTTCACGTATTTTCGTGA
- a CDS encoding formylmethanofuran dehydrogenase subunit C: protein MRVVKLTPKPRKNPNLPVEAESIIPEHFMDESFRDLSVWEGNKEKSFCDFFDIEIAGEAASPDDIVLVLAGETRTLKRIGEYMTAGKITVEGDIGMHCGNFMSSGTIEIMGDADGWLGREMRGGRILCHGNAGHYCGSGYRGEKRGMRGGVLEVMGDTGDFCGEFLAGGEIIIHGNCGDMTGVDMRDGILKVYGECRRACGNMKGGTAYFFGKVNAMHPTFRDEGETNVDGKIMHHFAGDVANRGKGSLYVKEYEYY, encoded by the coding sequence ATGAGAGTTGTAAAACTTACACCAAAACCACGAAAAAATCCCAATCTTCCCGTAGAAGCAGAATCAATAATCCCCGAGCATTTTATGGATGAATCATTCCGCGACCTCAGTGTATGGGAGGGGAACAAGGAGAAAAGCTTCTGTGATTTCTTCGATATAGAAATTGCCGGCGAAGCCGCTTCCCCCGACGATATCGTACTTGTGCTTGCTGGCGAAACCAGGACATTAAAGCGTATCGGCGAATATATGACCGCAGGAAAGATCACTGTCGAAGGCGATATCGGAATGCACTGCGGGAATTTCATGAGCAGCGGAACAATCGAGATCATGGGTGATGCGGACGGGTGGCTCGGCCGCGAAATGAGGGGCGGAAGGATTCTGTGTCACGGGAATGCGGGCCATTACTGCGGTTCGGGATATCGTGGAGAGAAGAGAGGAATGCGTGGAGGTGTCCTCGAGGTGATGGGAGATACCGGTGATTTCTGTGGCGAATTCCTTGCAGGCGGGGAGATCATAATTCATGGAAACTGCGGCGATATGACAGGTGTCGATATGAGAGACGGCATCCTGAAGGTCTACGGCGAATGCAGAAGAGCCTGCGGGAACATGAAGGGCGGCACTGCATATTTCTTCGGGAAAGTGAATGCAATGCACCCGACATTCAGGGATGAAGGGGAGACGAACGTTGACGGAAAAATAATGCATCATTTCGCTGGTGATGTGGCAAACAGGGGGAAGGGATCACTTTACGTAAAAGAATATGAATACTATTAA
- the modA gene encoding molybdate ABC transporter substrate-binding protein, producing the protein MVKKLLAATVGLLLVFSVLLCGCTGSGDSGTVQADNASGEESLLVYCGAGMKAPMQIIGDKFTEETGIPVTYNYAGCGQLLAQMELTQMGDVFMPGATLEFNNAKKKGIVGNESLVAYHIPVIGVPLGNPANITSLEDLTKGGVKVSMGEPDSMALGTIAKNIFNKSGILDEVMDNVVVQRATVNEIVTDITLGNADAAIIWSDLYNPETMEIIEIPRSQNLIKIIPIGTLTFSDQPETAQKFVDFVASDSGGKAIFEEYGFIVYPNSEYADITP; encoded by the coding sequence ATGGTTAAAAAATTATTGGCTGCAACAGTCGGCCTTCTGCTGGTTTTTTCCGTATTACTGTGCGGATGTACCGGATCAGGCGATTCGGGCACCGTTCAGGCTGACAATGCATCCGGCGAAGAGAGCCTGCTGGTATACTGCGGCGCAGGAATGAAAGCCCCGATGCAGATCATCGGTGATAAGTTTACTGAAGAGACGGGAATTCCGGTAACATACAATTATGCAGGGTGCGGTCAGCTCCTTGCCCAGATGGAGCTTACACAGATGGGGGATGTCTTCATGCCGGGAGCAACACTTGAGTTTAATAATGCTAAGAAAAAGGGAATTGTAGGGAATGAATCCCTTGTGGCATATCATATCCCGGTCATCGGTGTGCCTTTGGGAAATCCCGCAAACATAACGTCGCTTGAAGATCTCACGAAAGGGGGAGTAAAGGTCTCCATGGGTGAACCTGACAGCATGGCTCTCGGAACGATTGCAAAGAACATTTTCAACAAGAGCGGCATCCTTGACGAGGTAATGGATAATGTCGTTGTCCAGAGGGCGACAGTAAACGAGATTGTAACAGATATAACTCTCGGCAATGCCGATGCAGCGATTATCTGGTCGGATCTCTACAATCCTGAAACAATGGAGATAATTGAGATACCGCGTTCGCAGAACCTGATAAAGATTATTCCGATTGGAACTCTGACATTCTCCGATCAACCGGAGACAGCCCAGAAGTTCGTAGATTTCGTTGCCTCGGATTCAGGCGGCAAAGCCATATTCGAGGAATACGGATTTATCGTGTATCCTAATTCGGAATATGCGGACATCACTCCCTAA
- a CDS encoding molybdenum cofactor biosynthesis protein MoaE, translated as MKIIHITGESHPENNTATAEFIEKLSVLNPGKTGVICNFGPEKPPESKCLAPYSAKVHNAGTIVAIKDADLSGTLDLFSDSGIFYAIILGFEGLNYKKAIFGDLDAENCILKDPSADEIIEALDKFDDHYTMQGLVKELKEEVDIPRTGCYLHFNGIVREITGEERTEYMDFSDYDYIDKIIAEIRKDMEKVPGILGVRFYHSKGRLYAGDDVTYIAVAASHRQEAFKAVMDAIDRLKADLHNKK; from the coding sequence ATGAAGATCATCCACATAACAGGAGAATCCCATCCCGAAAATAACACTGCTACTGCAGAATTTATTGAAAAACTTTCAGTTCTCAATCCGGGAAAAACCGGTGTTATCTGCAATTTTGGACCAGAAAAACCGCCGGAATCGAAATGTCTTGCTCCATATTCCGCAAAGGTTCATAATGCAGGGACGATCGTTGCAATAAAGGATGCAGATCTCTCAGGCACACTCGATCTTTTTTCCGATTCCGGGATCTTTTATGCGATAATCCTCGGATTTGAAGGATTAAATTACAAAAAGGCAATATTCGGGGATCTTGATGCTGAGAACTGCATCCTTAAAGATCCATCTGCGGATGAAATAATTGAAGCACTCGACAAATTTGACGATCATTACACCATGCAGGGTCTTGTAAAAGAGCTCAAGGAAGAAGTCGATATCCCTAGAACAGGGTGCTACCTCCACTTCAACGGAATTGTCAGGGAGATCACTGGAGAAGAGAGAACCGAATACATGGACTTTTCCGACTATGATTATATTGACAAGATAATTGCCGAAATCAGGAAGGATATGGAGAAGGTGCCCGGAATCCTCGGGGTCCGCTTCTACCACAGCAAGGGAAGATTGTATGCCGGCGATGACGTGACTTATATCGCTGTCGCAGCATCGCACAGGCAGGAGGCATTCAAAGCCGTGATGGATGCGATCGACAGGCTGAAGGCCGATCTTCACAATAAAAAATAA
- a CDS encoding ABC transporter permease, producing MSDIRHSRLKRFSIGVGVFVTAFILVVLLLIVSYSGPEALVSSIFSDEMMFAIYLSIVTSVTSTGLCILFAIPVSYALARYEFPFKNLINTSIDLPLALPPLVAGVGLLLLFGQTALGKGLAAAGIEFIFTPLGIIVAQFFVNLPFMVRILRSTFQSVSPRYEYVARTLGCSELQAFIKVTLPMAKNGFFAGTVITWSRAIGEFGAALMVAGATRMKTESLPVAVFLNMSTGDLDMATAAATILIIIAIISLYVFERYGGTTQI from the coding sequence GTGAGTGATATCAGGCATTCCCGGCTCAAAAGGTTTTCAATAGGCGTCGGGGTATTCGTTACTGCTTTCATACTGGTTGTGCTCCTCCTGATTGTTTCATATTCCGGGCCGGAGGCGTTGGTCTCATCGATATTCTCTGATGAGATGATGTTTGCGATCTACCTGTCTATCGTTACATCTGTGACTTCGACCGGGCTTTGCATACTTTTTGCCATTCCGGTTTCTTATGCACTCGCAAGATATGAATTCCCCTTCAAGAACCTAATCAACACGTCAATCGATCTCCCGCTCGCACTTCCTCCCCTTGTGGCAGGTGTCGGCCTTCTTCTTCTCTTTGGGCAGACGGCTCTCGGGAAAGGTCTTGCAGCGGCTGGAATAGAATTCATATTCACACCTCTCGGGATAATCGTGGCGCAGTTCTTTGTAAATCTCCCTTTTATGGTGAGAATTCTCAGATCTACATTCCAGTCGGTAAGCCCGAGGTATGAATATGTCGCGAGAACCCTCGGGTGCAGTGAGCTTCAGGCATTTATAAAGGTCACACTTCCGATGGCAAAGAACGGGTTTTTTGCAGGGACCGTGATTACATGGTCGAGGGCTATTGGAGAATTCGGAGCGGCTTTAATGGTCGCAGGTGCAACGAGAATGAAAACCGAGTCGCTTCCTGTTGCGGTGTTTTTGAACATGTCGACAGGGGATCTCGATATGGCAACGGCCGCCGCGACCATCCTGATAATTATTGCAATCATCTCATTGTACGTGTTTGAAAGATACGGGGGAACCACTCAGATCTAA
- a CDS encoding molybdopterin-guanine dinucleotide biosynthesis protein B, with the protein MKVIQVVGRSNSGKTYFIHRLLERMTVMFPGKVGVIKHMGHHIFELAEGKDTTTHYEHGAECVAGVDAEKTVLTVRDDDLDRSLEILCDLGMKYAIIEGFKEYGFKKIVKGELESGECLLRDPTVDDVIESLDAFDDYYTLGGLVKELEEDERAPAGASIVTFSGVLENIPMDYGKIAGKIGEHEGIISVKILVNRKKVMIGVASVDTRSACNAIDRAVSDLGGMKS; encoded by the coding sequence ATGAAAGTAATTCAGGTAGTAGGAAGGTCGAATTCCGGCAAAACCTATTTTATACACCGCCTTCTCGAAAGAATGACAGTAATGTTTCCGGGAAAGGTAGGAGTCATCAAGCACATGGGCCACCACATCTTTGAGCTCGCGGAAGGAAAGGATACGACTACGCATTACGAGCACGGTGCCGAATGCGTTGCAGGGGTGGACGCGGAAAAGACCGTTCTTACAGTAAGGGATGACGACCTTGACAGATCTCTTGAAATTCTCTGTGACCTGGGGATGAAGTATGCAATAATCGAGGGATTCAAGGAGTACGGATTCAAAAAGATCGTCAAGGGAGAGCTGGAATCCGGTGAATGCCTGCTCAGAGATCCTACAGTCGATGACGTAATCGAATCGCTCGATGCATTCGATGATTATTATACTCTTGGCGGGCTTGTCAAAGAACTGGAGGAGGATGAAAGAGCTCCTGCAGGTGCCTCAATTGTAACTTTCTCCGGTGTTTTAGAGAATATTCCTATGGATTACGGAAAGATCGCCGGGAAGATCGGGGAGCACGAAGGCATAATCTCCGTGAAAATATTAGTAAACAGAAAAAAAGTGATGATCGGTGTCGCCTCCGTCGACACACGGTCTGCCTGCAATGCAATAGACAGAGCAGTATCTGACCTGGGCGGCATGAAGAGCTGA